One genomic segment of Protaetiibacter intestinalis includes these proteins:
- a CDS encoding MerR family transcriptional regulator, translating to MSELSSRTGVPVATLKFYLREGLLAPGETLSRTRADYGEEHVHRVGVIRALTDTVGLSVQQTKGVLAVVDDPGDSLFDAFGRALGNLPPTVPEADDYPRARAVIETLGWVYDPRYVAVRQLESALAAAESLGVPLDADRLAAYAPHIRAIAEYDMAQIPTRPDAALEYAVLGTAGHEPVVAALRRLAHQDLAARAR from the coding sequence ATGTCCGAACTGTCCTCCCGCACCGGGGTCCCGGTCGCGACGCTCAAGTTCTACCTGCGCGAGGGCCTGCTCGCCCCCGGCGAGACGCTCTCGCGCACGCGCGCCGACTACGGCGAGGAGCACGTGCACCGGGTGGGCGTCATCCGCGCGCTCACCGACACGGTCGGGCTGAGCGTGCAGCAGACCAAGGGCGTGCTCGCGGTCGTCGACGACCCGGGCGACTCCCTCTTCGACGCGTTCGGCCGGGCGCTCGGCAACCTGCCGCCGACCGTGCCCGAGGCCGACGACTACCCGCGTGCCCGCGCCGTGATCGAGACGCTCGGCTGGGTGTACGACCCGCGCTACGTGGCCGTGCGCCAGCTCGAGAGCGCGCTGGCCGCCGCCGAGTCGCTCGGGGTCCCGCTCGACGCGGACCGGTTGGCGGCGTACGCGCCGCACATCCGCGCGATCGCCGAGTACGACATGGCGCAGATCCCCACGCGACCGGATGCCGCCCTCGAGTACGCGGTGCTCGGCACCGCGGGACACGAGCCGGTCGTCGCGGCACTGCGGCGCCTCGCCCACCAGGACCTCGCGGCCCGCGCCCGCTGA
- the mqo gene encoding malate dehydrogenase (quinone), translated as MAGVSEPVDVVLIGGGVMSATLGSLLQQLEPEWSITILEALPRIAQESSNPWNNAGTGHSALCELNYTPEKGGVIDTTQAVKVNEQFQLSRQYWSYLVEQGLLPEPQKFINPVPHLSFVWGADNVDYLRRRYEALKDHPLFPGLEYSEDAAVIRSWAPLLIPGRKKDQPIAATRIVGGSDVDFGALTDELVEGLVARGAELRTERKVTGLKRLKDGTWRVSGRHVVGNTPFELTARFVFVGAGGAALGLLQRSGIREIRGYGGFPISGQFLRTDDPAVVAKHQGKVYGKASVGAPPMSVPHLDTRVVDGQASLLFGPYAGFSPKFLKSGSWTDLFASIRWHNLGTMVAAGLKNLDLVWYLLTELLASRKKQHAVLQQFAPTAKQDDWYRITAGQRVQIMKRGADGKAVIQFGTEVVAGGEGTIAGLLGASPGASTAVPIMLDVLATCFPDRLPGWEPRLKKMIPSYGTKLSDKPKAAAKELKDTAATLGLAV; from the coding sequence ATGGCAGGCGTGTCTGAACCCGTCGACGTCGTCCTCATCGGCGGCGGGGTGATGAGCGCCACCCTCGGATCGCTGCTGCAGCAGCTCGAGCCGGAGTGGTCGATCACCATCCTCGAAGCCCTGCCGCGCATCGCCCAGGAGAGCTCCAACCCGTGGAACAACGCGGGCACCGGGCACTCCGCCCTGTGCGAGCTCAACTACACGCCCGAGAAGGGCGGCGTGATCGACACCACGCAGGCGGTCAAGGTCAACGAGCAGTTCCAGCTCTCGCGGCAGTACTGGTCGTACCTCGTCGAGCAGGGCCTGCTGCCCGAGCCGCAGAAGTTCATCAACCCCGTTCCGCACCTCAGCTTCGTGTGGGGCGCGGACAACGTCGACTACCTGCGCCGCCGCTACGAGGCGCTCAAGGACCACCCGCTGTTCCCCGGTCTCGAGTACAGCGAGGATGCGGCCGTCATCCGCTCGTGGGCGCCGCTGCTCATCCCGGGCCGCAAGAAGGACCAGCCGATCGCCGCGACCCGCATCGTGGGCGGCTCGGATGTGGACTTCGGTGCGCTCACCGACGAGCTCGTCGAGGGTCTCGTCGCGCGCGGCGCCGAGCTGCGCACCGAGCGCAAGGTCACGGGCCTCAAGCGCCTGAAGGACGGCACCTGGCGCGTCTCGGGTCGCCACGTGGTCGGCAACACCCCCTTCGAGCTCACGGCGCGCTTCGTGTTCGTGGGCGCCGGGGGAGCCGCGCTCGGCCTGCTGCAGCGCTCCGGCATCCGCGAGATCCGCGGCTACGGCGGCTTCCCGATCAGCGGCCAGTTCCTGCGCACCGACGACCCCGCCGTCGTCGCGAAGCACCAGGGCAAGGTGTACGGCAAAGCCTCCGTGGGCGCCCCGCCCATGTCGGTGCCGCACCTCGACACGCGTGTCGTCGACGGCCAGGCGAGCCTGCTGTTCGGGCCCTACGCGGGCTTCTCGCCCAAGTTCCTGAAGTCCGGATCCTGGACCGACCTGTTCGCCTCCATCCGCTGGCACAACCTCGGCACGATGGTCGCCGCGGGCCTCAAGAACCTCGACCTCGTCTGGTACCTGCTCACCGAGCTGCTCGCGAGCCGCAAGAAGCAGCACGCGGTGCTGCAGCAGTTCGCGCCGACCGCGAAGCAGGACGACTGGTACCGCATCACGGCGGGGCAGCGCGTGCAGATCATGAAGCGCGGCGCCGACGGCAAGGCCGTCATCCAGTTCGGCACGGAGGTCGTGGCCGGCGGCGAGGGCACCATCGCGGGGCTGCTGGGCGCCTCGCCCGGTGCATCCACCGCGGTGCCGATCATGCTCGACGTGCTCGCGACGTGCTTCCCCGACCGGCTCCCCGGCTGGGAGCCGCGCCTGAAGAAGATGATCCCCTCGTACGGCACGAAGCTCTCCGACAAGCCGAAGGCCGCCGCGAAGGAGCTGAAGGACACCGCCGCCACCCTCGGCCTCGCCGTCTGA
- a CDS encoding ABC-F family ATP-binding cassette domain-containing protein → MLRADGVGVTFGDRRVFADLDLAVPPGRRVGLLGENGVGKSTLLAVLAGELEPDTGRVERPVATALLRQEVRVDAGAPLSAILEAELGGLRRIERELEAAGAALADGDPEAADRYAALLEAADAAELWGLDARRDELLDGLGVGHLALDRPVGEVSGGQRSRVALAALLLARPDALLLDEPTNHLDDAAVAFLAERLRAWRGPVLFASHDRAFLDEVATDLVDIDPAASDGVTRYGGGYSDYLAAKAAERARWEARFAEEGREQTRLEHAVAVTARELAPGRARRDNEKMGYDYRADHHQQQVARRIRNAAVRLDGLRGARIAEPPPLLSFAGIPGGSHLLEGDVPLVTVEGARVDGRLALDGLELAPDARLLVTGPNGAGKSTLLSLLAGRLVPDAGRVARRKGLRVAVLDQDVRWERPERTPRELYERTVGERRAAEVPLAGLGLLAARDLDRPVGRLSIGQQRRTALALIVARPPHVFLLDEPTNHLSLSLATELEEALGGYPGAVVVASHDRWLRRRWRGAELALPA, encoded by the coding sequence GTGCTGCGCGCCGACGGCGTCGGCGTGACCTTCGGCGACCGCCGTGTCTTCGCCGACCTCGACCTCGCCGTCCCGCCCGGCAGACGCGTCGGCCTGCTCGGCGAGAACGGCGTCGGCAAGTCGACGCTGCTCGCCGTGCTCGCCGGCGAGCTGGAGCCGGATACCGGACGCGTCGAGCGCCCCGTCGCCACCGCCCTGCTGCGGCAGGAGGTGCGGGTGGATGCCGGTGCCCCGCTCTCCGCGATCCTGGAGGCCGAGCTCGGCGGGCTCCGCCGGATCGAACGCGAACTCGAGGCCGCGGGCGCGGCGCTCGCCGACGGCGACCCCGAAGCCGCCGACCGGTATGCGGCGCTCCTCGAGGCCGCCGACGCCGCGGAGCTGTGGGGCCTCGACGCCCGCCGCGACGAGCTCCTCGACGGACTCGGCGTCGGGCACCTGGCCCTCGATCGCCCGGTCGGCGAGGTCTCGGGCGGGCAGCGCAGCCGCGTCGCGCTCGCGGCCCTGCTGCTCGCCCGCCCGGACGCGCTGCTGCTCGACGAGCCCACCAACCACCTCGACGACGCGGCCGTCGCATTCCTCGCCGAGCGGCTGCGCGCCTGGCGGGGCCCGGTGCTGTTCGCGAGCCACGACCGCGCCTTCCTCGACGAGGTGGCCACCGATCTCGTCGACATCGACCCCGCGGCATCCGACGGCGTCACCCGCTACGGCGGCGGCTACAGCGACTACCTCGCGGCGAAGGCCGCCGAGCGGGCCCGCTGGGAGGCGCGTTTCGCGGAGGAGGGGCGCGAGCAGACGCGGCTCGAGCACGCCGTGGCGGTGACCGCGCGCGAACTCGCGCCCGGCCGCGCCCGGCGCGACAACGAGAAGATGGGCTACGACTACCGCGCCGACCACCACCAGCAGCAGGTGGCGCGCCGCATCCGGAACGCCGCGGTGCGCCTCGACGGGCTGCGCGGGGCGCGGATCGCCGAGCCGCCGCCGCTGCTGAGCTTCGCCGGCATCCCCGGCGGTTCCCACCTGCTCGAGGGCGATGTGCCGCTCGTGACGGTCGAGGGGGCGCGCGTCGACGGGCGGCTCGCGCTCGACGGGCTCGAGCTGGCGCCGGATGCGCGCCTGCTCGTGACGGGACCGAACGGTGCGGGCAAGTCGACGCTGCTGAGCCTGCTCGCGGGTCGTCTCGTGCCGGATGCGGGCCGCGTCGCGCGCCGCAAGGGGCTGCGGGTCGCGGTGCTCGACCAGGACGTGCGCTGGGAGCGCCCCGAGCGCACCCCGCGCGAGCTGTACGAGCGGACCGTGGGGGAGCGGCGAGCGGCCGAGGTGCCTCTCGCGGGCCTGGGGCTGCTCGCCGCGCGCGACCTCGACCGCCCGGTCGGGCGACTCTCGATCGGCCAGCAGCGTCGCACCGCGCTCGCGCTCATCGTGGCGCGGCCCCCGCACGTGTTCCTGCTCGACGAGCCCACCAACCATCTCTCCCTCAGCCTCGCGACCGAGCTCGAGGAGGCGCTCGGCGGCTACCCCGGCGCCGTCGTGGTGGCGAGCCACGACCGGTGGTTGCGTCGCCGGTGGCGGGGCGCGGAGCTCGCGCTGCCCGCTTGA
- a CDS encoding Rv2578c family radical SAM protein, with translation MRWSGQELGVESDDALPGLARLNNLVRSVQTPEFAGLTFHEVLAKSALNHVPGAATSLPFGWTINPYRGCSHQCLFCFARNTHTYLDLDAGRDFDTQLIVKVNVVEVLQKELARASWQRPHVALGTNTDPYQRAEGRYRLMPGIIAALAASGTPFSILTKGTLLRRDIPLLQEAAERVPVETAVSITVFDDEALQRSLEPGAPSTAARLATVRAVRDAGLPCSVFLMPVLPYLSDSREQLDRALERIAAAGATGVAYSALHLRPGAREWFAAWLVREHPELAPRYRELYGSGSYATKEYRRRLAARIRPLLRKHGLDRPRLDAATGTPRSGPRGVTLLAAELAPDAAAALQPTLF, from the coding sequence ATGCGGTGGAGTGGCCAGGAACTCGGCGTCGAGAGCGACGACGCCCTGCCCGGGCTCGCCCGGCTGAACAACCTCGTGCGCTCCGTGCAGACCCCCGAGTTCGCCGGTCTCACCTTCCACGAGGTGCTCGCGAAGTCCGCCCTCAACCACGTGCCGGGCGCCGCGACGTCCCTGCCCTTCGGCTGGACGATCAACCCCTACCGCGGCTGCAGTCACCAATGCCTCTTCTGCTTCGCCCGCAACACGCACACGTACCTCGATCTGGATGCCGGACGCGACTTCGATACGCAGCTCATCGTCAAGGTGAACGTCGTCGAGGTGCTGCAGAAGGAGCTCGCGCGCGCGAGCTGGCAGCGGCCGCACGTGGCGCTCGGCACCAACACCGACCCGTACCAGCGCGCGGAGGGGCGCTACCGGCTGATGCCCGGCATCATCGCGGCGCTCGCCGCCTCGGGCACGCCCTTCAGCATCCTCACCAAGGGCACGCTGCTGCGCCGCGACATCCCGCTCCTGCAGGAGGCCGCCGAGCGCGTGCCCGTCGAGACGGCCGTGTCGATCACCGTGTTCGACGACGAGGCGTTGCAGCGCTCGCTCGAGCCGGGTGCGCCGAGCACCGCCGCCCGGCTCGCGACCGTGCGGGCGGTGCGGGATGCGGGGCTGCCGTGCTCGGTCTTCCTGATGCCCGTGCTGCCCTACCTGAGCGACTCCCGCGAACAGCTCGATCGGGCGCTCGAGCGGATCGCGGCGGCGGGCGCGACGGGCGTCGCCTACAGCGCCCTGCACCTGCGTCCGGGGGCCCGCGAGTGGTTCGCCGCATGGCTCGTCCGCGAGCATCCCGAGCTCGCCCCGCGCTACCGCGAGCTCTACGGCTCCGGCTCCTACGCCACGAAGGAGTACCGCCGGCGACTCGCGGCGCGCATCCGCCCCCTGCTGCGGAAGCACGGGCTCGACCGTCCCCGGCTCGACGCCGCCACCGGTACCCCGCGCAGCGGCCCGCGCGGGGTGACGCTGCTGGCCGCCGAGCTCGCACCCGACGCGGCGGCCGCCCTGCAGCCGACGCTCTTCTGA
- a CDS encoding response regulator transcription factor, translating to MNPTLGASPLRGETGDTPVRLAILDDHEVLLDALSTWIERNAPDFDVVLGAANWLDLVQSPAFPTDLVFIDLQLKEPISIEARVRTCRAAGAKVIVLSSLDTREARERAFAAGAAEFLSKSLPMASVMAAARRVMGIEAHDDDDAARAASTAPLQHVKPKLSPGEEEAFKLYVSGYSTVAVAERMNVQYETAKTYLRRVREKYAKVGRPAGKKAELIRRAAEDGYLE from the coding sequence ATGAACCCGACCCTCGGTGCGTCGCCCCTGCGCGGGGAGACGGGGGACACCCCGGTGCGGCTCGCGATCCTCGACGACCACGAGGTGCTGCTCGACGCCCTCAGCACCTGGATCGAGCGCAACGCCCCCGACTTCGACGTCGTGCTCGGGGCCGCCAACTGGCTCGACCTCGTGCAGAGCCCCGCGTTCCCCACCGACCTCGTGTTCATCGACCTGCAGCTCAAGGAGCCCATCTCGATCGAGGCCCGCGTACGCACCTGCCGCGCGGCGGGCGCCAAGGTGATCGTGCTGTCGAGTCTCGACACCCGCGAGGCGCGCGAGCGCGCGTTCGCGGCGGGCGCGGCGGAGTTCCTCTCCAAGTCGCTGCCGATGGCGTCCGTCATGGCGGCGGCCCGACGGGTCATGGGCATCGAGGCCCACGACGACGACGACGCGGCCCGCGCGGCATCCACCGCACCGCTGCAGCACGTGAAGCCGAAGCTGAGCCCCGGTGAGGAGGAGGCGTTCAAGCTGTACGTCTCCGGGTACAGCACCGTCGCTGTCGCCGAGCGCATGAACGTGCAGTACGAGACCGCCAAGACCTACCTGCGGCGGGTGCGCGAGAAGTACGCGAAGGTCGGGCGGCCCGCGGGCAAGAAGGCGGAACTGATCCGGCGGGCAGCCGAGGACGGATACCTGGAATAG
- a CDS encoding thymidine kinase codes for MAKLYFRYGAMNSGKSTALLQAAYNYEERGHRVLLAKPAIDSKGDDSIVSRLGVVRRVDFTVAPGEDLLDRFQRERARVVAEQGRDVSCLLLDEVQFLSEGQVDDLLRIAIQQDIPVLAYGIRTDFQTVAFPGSRRLLEIAHSLEELKTICRCGRKAVFNARKVGDRFIFDGDQVAIDGVEVTYESLCGACYLEESGGVLNRGWRPKLEFSYGAEPDADFT; via the coding sequence GTGGCGAAGCTGTACTTCCGCTACGGGGCGATGAACTCCGGCAAGAGCACGGCACTGCTGCAGGCGGCCTACAACTACGAGGAGCGCGGGCACCGGGTGCTGCTCGCGAAGCCCGCGATCGACTCGAAGGGCGACGACTCGATCGTGTCGCGGCTCGGCGTCGTGCGGCGGGTGGACTTCACGGTCGCGCCGGGTGAGGACCTGCTCGACCGCTTCCAGCGCGAGCGCGCGCGAGTCGTCGCCGAGCAGGGGCGGGATGTGTCGTGCCTGCTGCTCGACGAGGTGCAGTTCCTCTCGGAGGGGCAGGTCGACGACCTGCTGCGCATCGCCATCCAGCAGGACATCCCGGTGCTCGCCTACGGCATCCGCACCGACTTCCAGACGGTCGCCTTCCCGGGCAGCCGCCGCCTGCTCGAGATCGCGCACTCGCTCGAGGAGCTGAAGACGATCTGCCGCTGCGGGCGCAAGGCGGTCTTCAACGCCCGCAAGGTGGGCGACCGGTTCATCTTCGACGGCGACCAGGTGGCCATCGACGGCGTCGAGGTCACCTACGAGTCGCTCTGCGGTGCCTGCTACCTGGAGGAGTCGGGCGGCGTGCTCAACCGCGGCTGGCGTCCCAAGCTCGAGTTCAGCTACGGCGCCGAGCCCGACGCCGACTTCACCTGA